The genome window AACTCTCTAGACTGTAGAATTAATATCTTGAATGCCGATCGGCAGAGGTGAGCAGTGGACATTCCCCTCGAAAGTCTGTGGAATCAGATACTTGAACGTCTCCAGGTACAACTGAGCAGACCTAGCTTTGAGACGTGGATCAAAACTGCCCGCGCCGAACAACTCGAAAATAACTGTTTGATTGTCAGCGCCCCCAACCCCTTTGCTCGCAATTGGTTGCAAAAATATTACGTCAAAACCATTGCCGATGCTGTCTACGAAATTCTCGGCTATCCCGTAGACATTTACTTGACAATTGCCGGGGGAAACGAAACAGCCGGCAGCAGCGACTCCACGATGGTTTGGCCCTCCCCAATCGCCGCCGATGTCCCCGAAAGCCACTCGCTTCACCCCCCCAAACCGGCCAATTTAAACCCAAAATACCTATTTTCCCGCTTTGTCGTCGGTTCCAACAACCGCATGGCTCACGCGGCCTCCCTCGCGGTAGCCGAGTCTCCGGGCCGAGAATTCAATCCCCTATTTTTGTGCGGTGGCGTCGGTTTGGGCAAAACTCATTTGATGCAGGCGATCGGTCATTATCGCTTGGAAATTGACCCCAACGCCAAGATTTTTTACGTTTCTACTGAGAAATTTACTAACGATTTAATCGCCGCCATTCGCAAAGACAGTATGCAAACTTTCCGCGACCATTATCGGGCTGCCGATGTTTTATTAATAGATGACATCCAATTTATTGAAGGGAAAGAATACACTCAAGAAGAATTTTTTCACACTTTTAATACTTTGCACGAATCCGGAAACCAAGTAGTTTTAGCTTCTGACCGTCCGCCACAGCAAATCCCCCGCCTGCAAGAGCGTTTGTGTTCCCGATTTTCGATGGGATTAATTGCCGACATTCAATTGCCAGACTTGGAAACTCGGATGGCAATTTTGCAGAAAAAAGCCGAGTATGAAAATATGCGGCTGCCGCGAGATGTGATTGAATACATTGCTTCTAGTTACACTTCCAACGTTCGGGAATTGGAAGGTGCTTTGATTCGGGCGGTAGCATATCTTTCAATTACTGGTTTGCCGATGACCGTGGAAAATATCGCCCCGGTTTTGAATCCGCAAACTGAAAGCATAGAGGCAACGCCAGATGCAGTAATTGCAGTTGTGGCTGAGGAGTTTGATGTTTCTGTTGAAGATTTGAAAGGAATTTCCCGCCGGCGAGAAATTAGTCTCGCACGTCAAATAGGGATGTATTTAATTCGGCAGCATACTGGTTTGAGTTTGCCGAAAGTTGGCGAAGTGTTCGGCGGCAAAGATCACACGACTGTGCTTTACAGTTGCGACAAAATTGCTCAGTTGCGGAACACTGACCCGAATTTGGCTCAAACTTTGCGTCAGTTGAGCGATCGAATTAATGTTGTCAGCCGCAAAGCTTGAGAACAAGTCAGTTGTCAGTTGTCAGTTGTCAGTTGTCAGTTGTCAGTTGTCAGTTGTCACACCAATGACTCAGTTGTCAGTTGTTAGTTGTCGGTTGTCAGTTGTCAGTTGTCAGTTGTCACACCAATGACTCAGTTGTCACACCAATGACTCAGTTGTCAGTTGTCAGTTGTCAGTTGTCATCACTCAACGCCGTCAACAGTCAACAGTCAACGCCGTCAACAATTCCCATTCCCAATTCCCAATGCCCCATAATAGACAATCTTGCCTGTGGAAAAACCTGTGGAAAATGAGCCCTCTGTTTGTGGAAAACTTTACTCGATCGCCCGAAACAGGTTTTGCACAAAAATGGGCGATCGACCGCACCAGCTTTTCCACAAGTTTTCCACAGGTATTTATTACCTATAAGTGACGCCCAGCAAGCAGTTAGCTTTTTTTTCCACAGTTTCCACAGGGCGATCGATACAAAAATAAATCAATAAATTACAAAAAACAGGCGATCCCTACACACCCTACACACCTAGTTCGCGACGCCCGCTAACCTCAGAAACCCGGTTTCTACGAAGATTTCTCGTTTTTACAGGCAAAATTTTGGCTAGAAACCCGGTTTCTAGCCCCATGCTTAAGCCCTACACACAGAAAAACAGACCCGCCGGCTTTCTGTGATACGATTTGTTTCTGTTTCAAATCCGGTTAATTAACCTTCCTACCATGAAATTGGTTTGCACCCAAAGTGACCTCAACGCCAACCTCTCGTTGGTAAGTCGGGCCGTTCCCTCCCGCCCGACACATCCGGTACTAGCCAACGTGCTCTTAGTAGCGGATGAGGAAAATCAGCGGGTTAGCTTGACAGCTTTCGATCTCAGTTTAGGCATTCGTACCAGCTTCGCAGCAGAAGTGACTGGCGGCGGCAGTTTTACCATACCCGCTAAATTGCTTAACGATATTGTTTCGAGACTCCCAGAAGGAGAGATTACTTTAGAAGACGAAGCGGGGGACACCGTAGCATATCTCACTTGCAGTTCTGGCAGCTACCAAGTTAGAGGCATGGGCCCGGAAGAATTCCCAGAATTGCCTGCAATCGAAGCCGGAACAATCCTCAAATTGCCGCCGGAAGCCTTGATAGAAGGACTCAAAGGAACTTTATTTGCTACTAGCCCCGACGAGGCAAAACAGGTACTTGCAGGCGTGCATTTAAAGGTATTGCAAGATTGCCTGGAATTTGCAGCTACAGACGGCCACAGATTGGCAGTAGTTCAAACTGCCAATGAAAAAGCTGAAGGCGAAGAAACCCAAGAAGAATTTGAGGTGACAGTCCCCGCTAAAGCATTGCGGGAAGTAGAAAGAATGCTGGTGATGCGGCAGTGGACTGAACCTGTCACCCTGCATTTTGAACAAGGTCAAGTAGTGTTTGAATGGGCCGACCAGCGGCTGACCACCCGCACTTTGGAAGGGCAATATCCCGCATACCGGCAGTTGATTCCGCCCTCCTTTGAGCGGCAAATTACCTTAGAAAGGCGATCGTTCTTAGCCGCAGTAGAAAGAATAGCCGTTTTTGCAGACCAAAAAAATAATATTCTCAAATGCAGCATCGACGAGGAAAATCAGGAAATCACTTTGTCAGTAGATGCTAAAGATGTCGGCTGCGGTAAAGAGTCAATGCCCGCACAGATTTCGGGAGATAGCATAGATATTGCTTTCAACGTGAAATACTTAATAGACATTTTGAAAACTGCTCAATCCCCCGAAATTCAACTGCAATTAAACGGTGCTCTTGCTCCTGTAATTTTTCAGCCTTTGGGCGGAGTCAATGCTACATTCTTGGTGATGCCAGTTCAGCTAAGGGCTTAAAAAGAGTCAGTAGTCAGTAGTCATCAATCAACAGTCAAGAATCACCGATGCTGCAACCGAAATAGCTCTAATTCATCTGCGTTAATCGGTGTTAATCTGCTCTCATCTGCGGTTAAAAAAAGATAATTTATGAACCGCCCCGGACAAGGGATTGACGCTGATTCACGCAGATAAAGAGAAGAGAGATTTGATATGACTTATTCCTTCAAATCAATGGCAACAAAATTTCAAATTCAGTACCTGTACCGGGCGTAGAATGCAAATTTAACTTGCCTTTATGCTTTTCCGTAACAATTTGATAGGTAATTGCCAATCCCAAACCGGTACCTTTCCCCGCAGGTTTAGTGGTGAAAAATGTCTCAAAAATCCGCCGCTGAATTTCTGGCGGAATTCCCGGCCCGTTATCGGCAATTCGGATGGCTATCCAAGCGTTATTTTGATTTTTTTCCGCTGCTTCTGGGCAGAAGTCGCCCTTTTGGCTGGCGGATGATAGCTGTTTTGCATTTTGTCGTAGCTTGCGGGGCGGGACGCCATCGCCCCTAACATAATTTTGAATTAATTCCGAATTCACGCAGTCTCCGTCAGAACTGTCTATTACCTCGGTTTCAATAGTAATCGCAGGCATAAAATCTTTTTCTGCTTTTACCTCTTCCAAAGCGTCGATCGCATTGCTGATGATATTCATAAATACCTGGCTCAACTGACCAGAGTAACACTTAACCAAAGGCAAATCCCCATAGTTTTTAACTACTTTAAACCCGTACTTCAGACGGTTTTTCATAATTAGCAGCGTACTGTCAATACATTCGTGGATGTTAGCTTGTTTCAAGTGGGTTTCGTCCATGTGAGAAAAGGTGTGCAGGCTGGTGACGAGTTCGGTCAGCCTCTGCGATGAAACTTTCATACTTTTGAGAATTTCCACCCAATCGTCTTGCAAGAAATCAAATTCTATGTGTTTTTTGAGTTGGTCAATTTTTTCGCTGTCACTCACAATGTGTTCGTAAGCAGACAGCAACTCCATGATGTCTTTCGAGTAGTTGGACAAAAAGCCGAGATTTCCGCTGATGCAGGTGACGGGATTTCTAATTTCGTGGGCGACTCCAGCTACCATCTGTCCCAAACTCGCTAGTTTTTCGGTTTGAATTAGTTGAGATTGAGTTTGCTGCCTCAGCAATTTTGTTGCTAGTTCGTGAATGTTGGATTGGGCTACTAACAGTTCGTGCACGTCTAGCAAACTATAAGTTTGAGGCGACACTTGAACTACAATCGGTTCGTAAAGCAGTTCTTTCGATCGCAACAGCGACTTCCTGGCTGCATCCACGATTAAAGTATTGCTGGGAAAAATTAAACTCTCAGTTTCGGCAAAGCGGTACAAAGCCCTCACTGGTCGCTTTAAAAATAATTCTCGCCCAAAAGGACGGCTGATAAATTCTAAAAATCTCCGCCGGGAAATCATACCGGCAAATTCACCTTGATGGGTCACAATGACTCCCGGTAACAGCGGATTAGCTTCTAACATCTGAGAAATTCGCATTCCCCAATCCGTAGCTTCTACCTGAAAATCGTAAAGCGACAATTGTTGGAGAGTAGAGTCTAAACAAAGTTCTCCGATGGAAGCCTGGGACATTGCTTGGGCTGGTCTTTCTACGCAGGAGGTATTTAGCATAAATTCATCATCACGCTTTTTTGGGGTTCTATTTGCCAGCAGACATTCAGCTACCAAAGGTCAGCGGGTAAGTTGCTGAGTGCTTTGACCGGCATCCCCCTGGCAAGCTGCATTTTAAATTACACAAAAAACTGATTGTAGTAACTAAAATTTTACCACTTAAAGAATGGGGCAAGATTAAGGATCGCCGAGATAAATGCGCCCTGGTAATTATACCTGACTTTATTTTATACTGACTTGAGCGGTATTAACGCTTGGTTCGACTATTTAACTATTTATTAACCTTAAGTTATCGTCTTAACCTTTTGTTAATAATTATTCTACTGAGAAATATAATTAGTTGACAATAGAGAAAAATCGGAATTGCCCGATCGCCCACGACGCTATGCACCCCGTCAGCAGACAAGTTAAAAGCAGAAATTCGGGGGGTCGCTTTCCTGAGTTTTAGCTCGCTAAGCGCGATGGCTGGGAACCCTCGCCCGTGCTAAGGCATTTGAGCCCATGTCATCCCATATCCCCGATCCGGTACTCGCAACCCCCGTAACGGTCAGCCAGCGGCACACCTGCCAGTGCGTCATAGGTTTGTAGTGAGGACTAAAGTCATCGCTACAAACCTATTTTGTAGCGATCGTTATATAAAAAATTTAGCCTCGCCCGCAATCTGCAAAATCTGCTTTGGCATTTGTTCTAGAATCAATTATTGTTAACCGAAAAATCCCTCAAATCGGCTACGGTTGTCAGAGTCAATCGATTTGAGATTTGAGATTTGAGATTTGAGATTTGAGATTAAAGAATTAAAGCATTGACCCCACGGACCGAGTCGGGGGGGAAGTTTCATCGGATACAGGTTTTTTATTTCTGGACGGATGAATGCGGGGGCTTGTATCCTGGATACTTTCGGTCAATTATTGATTGGCAGTACGAGGCGAACATGAATAAAAATTCAGTCAAATTCAAACAAGTTTAACCAGTTCAAATACTTCAAGGGATCGGCATTAATTAAATGAGAATATCTAAAAAATTAAGAAAAAAAATAAAAAAAATTAACTGGCTCTTAACTTAGTGCTATGCTTTGGTATGATCTACACGGAGTTCTACCAAAGACGTATAACTAAATAGCAATCTACCAGTAGGTGATCGATGCAACCCGGCCTAACGAATCAGTTAAACAATGCTTTTACCCTTTTTCTCAGCTTGTTAGTAGAGGCAATACCTTTTCTGCTGCTCGGAGTTTTATTTTCAGGTTTGCTGCTGGGATTTGTAGACGAACGCAAACTCGTATCGCGCATCCCGCGAAACCCGCTGCTGGGGGCTTTGATGGGCAGTTCGATCGGCTTTTTGTTTCCCGTGTGCGAGTGCGGTAACGTGCCCGTAGCCCGCAGGTTACTGATGCAGGGAGTACCCGCACCAGCCGCGATCGGCTTTTTGCTTGCGGCCCCCACCATCAATCCCGTGGTAATTTGGGCTACTTGGACGGCATTTCGGGATCAGCCAGAAATTGTAGTTTTGCGGGTGGTATTTTCTCTGTCTATAGCCACAATTATCGGCTGGGTGTTCAGCGCCCAAAAAGACTTGCGGCCTCTGCTGCAACCCTCTGTAGCCCGCGCAATCCCCCTGCCAAAACCAGAGTTTTCCGACAAAGAACTCGTCCAAGCTAACACTCCGCTGCTGTTGCAGTCGGGAACATTTATGCTAGGTCAGCCGGGGGGGGCGGTGCCGATCGAATCTTTGCTAAAAGACGACTGGAAGCCATTACAAACAGGCAAAACAGAAAAAACCTCGAAAGGTTCATCCATGTTCCACCGCGTTTCTAAAGAGCGTTTGCGCCTGCTTTTAGATACTATGGTACAGGAGTTGCGCGAATTGGGAGGAGTGTTGGTAATCGGAAGTGCGATCGCAGCCATCATTCAAGTTGGCGCACCCCGCGAACTAATTCTCAACCTCGGTCAAGGCCCGGTTTCCTCGATCCTCGCCATGCTGCTATTAGCCGCTGTCGTATCGATTTGTTCTACAGTAGATGCCTTTTTTGCCCTGTCTTTTGCTTCCACATTTACCAGCGGTTCGCTGTTAGCATTTCTCGTTTTCGGCCCGATGATTGACCTCAAAGGTATCGGTTTAATGCTGTCAATTTTTAAAAGTCGAGCCGTAGTTTACTTAATTGTCTTGGCAGCTCAGTTAACCTTTTTAATGACCCTCGCTGTCAACTTGCATTTAGGTTAATAAATTAGCTCAAACAGAGAAGTAATACGATTTTCGCTTGGCGATTTTCAATTACCTTGCTCCCCGACACGGAAGTCACGGATATACGGATAGGCTTTTTTTCTTGTCCTTCTTCCCTCTTCCTTCGCAATCACTCTTAAAAAATGAATCTTAAAAAAATTAGCCCCTGGCTGGACGCCCTAGCTATTTTAGCCTGGGGAATACTGCTTCTTAAATATTGGATCACCGGCAAGTTAAGCATTCTCATTCACCCCAATTACTTTGGCTTGACTTTAGCAGGAGGTATCGGCTTAATGGTGATTGGCGGGTTAAAAACTTGGGAACTCGTAAAACTCGATCGCACCACAAAGCAATCGCGGACATCACCAGCAAATAACTCTCTCAGAATTACAGAAGTTGAACACGTTACTTTGTTTCCCCCCAGTATCGGCAGCACCTTAATGTTGAGCGTCGCATTAATAGGTTTACTAACAACGCCACGCACATTTACCAGCCAGACAGCATTAGAACGAGGCCTCACCGAATCCCTGCCCATCACCAGACTGCAACCCCAAGAATTTCGCAATACTACAAAACCAGAAAAGCGATCGCTCGTCGAATGGGTGCGACTGTTAAATTTCAACCCCGAACCGGATACATACAGAGGTCAAAAAGTCAAAGTTCAAGGATTTGTAATTCATCCCCCGAACCTAGGAGAACAATATATGTGGATCGGGCGTTTTATCATTACCTGCTGCGCGGCAGACGCCTATCCGATCGGGTTGCCAGTAAAATTAGCGATCGGTCAAAGTCGCACCACCTTTGCCCCAGACAGTTGGCTAGAAATAGAAGGAGAAACGATCGTAGAAGAACTCCAAGGCAAGCGCAAATTAATCATTCAAGCCTCCTCCCTCAAACAAATTCCTGAACCAAAAAACCCTTATGATTATTAGATAGGGAGTAAGTATGAGATTAAATTTTATCTTGATTGCGAGATGGACACTCCAGACGCCTCCTCCGTATACAAATTAAGATACTGTACAGTCAGGTATAAAAGTGGTAGCAGCATCCTATAGCAGTTGCCAATAGCAAATTCAGCAACTACACTCGTAATGACGAAATAAATTCTGAGTATATGTCATCCAAAAAAAAATTAGCTATCAAAGGTGCAGCCTGGACGATCGCCAGCTATGGAAGCAGTCAAATTATCCGATTTGGCAGCAACTTAATCCTGACGCGTCTGCTTTTGCCCGAACTATTTGGTCTGGTAGGTCTAGCTTACGTTTTTATAACAGGGATCAACTTATTTACAGACATAGGTTTGGGCCCAAGTATTATCCAGAACAAACGGGGGGAAGATCCTCAATTTCTC of Oscillatoria nigro-viridis PCC 7112 contains these proteins:
- the dnaA gene encoding chromosomal replication initiator protein DnaA; amino-acid sequence: MDIPLESLWNQILERLQVQLSRPSFETWIKTARAEQLENNCLIVSAPNPFARNWLQKYYVKTIADAVYEILGYPVDIYLTIAGGNETAGSSDSTMVWPSPIAADVPESHSLHPPKPANLNPKYLFSRFVVGSNNRMAHAASLAVAESPGREFNPLFLCGGVGLGKTHLMQAIGHYRLEIDPNAKIFYVSTEKFTNDLIAAIRKDSMQTFRDHYRAADVLLIDDIQFIEGKEYTQEEFFHTFNTLHESGNQVVLASDRPPQQIPRLQERLCSRFSMGLIADIQLPDLETRMAILQKKAEYENMRLPRDVIEYIASSYTSNVRELEGALIRAVAYLSITGLPMTVENIAPVLNPQTESIEATPDAVIAVVAEEFDVSVEDLKGISRRREISLARQIGMYLIRQHTGLSLPKVGEVFGGKDHTTVLYSCDKIAQLRNTDPNLAQTLRQLSDRINVVSRKA
- the dnaN gene encoding DNA polymerase III subunit beta; the encoded protein is MKLVCTQSDLNANLSLVSRAVPSRPTHPVLANVLLVADEENQRVSLTAFDLSLGIRTSFAAEVTGGGSFTIPAKLLNDIVSRLPEGEITLEDEAGDTVAYLTCSSGSYQVRGMGPEEFPELPAIEAGTILKLPPEALIEGLKGTLFATSPDEAKQVLAGVHLKVLQDCLEFAATDGHRLAVVQTANEKAEGEETQEEFEVTVPAKALREVERMLVMRQWTEPVTLHFEQGQVVFEWADQRLTTRTLEGQYPAYRQLIPPSFERQITLERRSFLAAVERIAVFADQKNNILKCSIDEENQEITLSVDAKDVGCGKESMPAQISGDSIDIAFNVKYLIDILKTAQSPEIQLQLNGALAPVIFQPLGGVNATFLVMPVQLRA
- a CDS encoding TIGR03943 family putative permease subunit, with the protein product MNLKKISPWLDALAILAWGILLLKYWITGKLSILIHPNYFGLTLAGGIGLMVIGGLKTWELVKLDRTTKQSRTSPANNSLRITEVEHVTLFPPSIGSTLMLSVALIGLLTTPRTFTSQTALERGLTESLPITRLQPQEFRNTTKPEKRSLVEWVRLLNFNPEPDTYRGQKVKVQGFVIHPPNLGEQYMWIGRFIITCCAADAYPIGLPVKLAIGQSRTTFAPDSWLEIEGETIVEELQGKRKLIIQASSLKQIPEPKNPYDY
- a CDS encoding permease, whose product is MQPGLTNQLNNAFTLFLSLLVEAIPFLLLGVLFSGLLLGFVDERKLVSRIPRNPLLGALMGSSIGFLFPVCECGNVPVARRLLMQGVPAPAAIGFLLAAPTINPVVIWATWTAFRDQPEIVVLRVVFSLSIATIIGWVFSAQKDLRPLLQPSVARAIPLPKPEFSDKELVQANTPLLLQSGTFMLGQPGGAVPIESLLKDDWKPLQTGKTEKTSKGSSMFHRVSKERLRLLLDTMVQELRELGGVLVIGSAIAAIIQVGAPRELILNLGQGPVSSILAMLLLAAVVSICSTVDAFFALSFASTFTSGSLLAFLVFGPMIDLKGIGLMLSIFKSRAVVYLIVLAAQLTFLMTLAVNLHLG
- a CDS encoding sensor histidine kinase codes for the protein MLNTSCVERPAQAMSQASIGELCLDSTLQQLSLYDFQVEATDWGMRISQMLEANPLLPGVIVTHQGEFAGMISRRRFLEFISRPFGRELFLKRPVRALYRFAETESLIFPSNTLIVDAARKSLLRSKELLYEPIVVQVSPQTYSLLDVHELLVAQSNIHELATKLLRQQTQSQLIQTEKLASLGQMVAGVAHEIRNPVTCISGNLGFLSNYSKDIMELLSAYEHIVSDSEKIDQLKKHIEFDFLQDDWVEILKSMKVSSQRLTELVTSLHTFSHMDETHLKQANIHECIDSTLLIMKNRLKYGFKVVKNYGDLPLVKCYSGQLSQVFMNIISNAIDALEEVKAEKDFMPAITIETEVIDSSDGDCVNSELIQNYVRGDGVPPRKLRQNAKQLSSASQKGDFCPEAAEKNQNNAWIAIRIADNGPGIPPEIQRRIFETFFTTKPAGKGTGLGLAITYQIVTEKHKGKLNLHSTPGTGTEFEILLPLI